One stretch of Streptococcus australis DNA includes these proteins:
- a CDS encoding nucleobase:cation symporter-2 family protein, with protein sequence MQQQEKHSQAAVLGLQHLLAMYSGSILVPIMIATALGYSAEQLTYLISTDIFMCGVATFLQLQLNKHFGVGLPVVLGVAFQSVAPLIMIGQSHGSGAMFGALIVSGIYVVLISGIFSKVANLFPSIVTGSVITTIGLTLIPVAIGNMGNNVPEPTGQSLLLAAITVLIILLINIFTKGFIKSISILIGLVVGTAIAATMGLVDFSPVAAAPLVHVPTPLYFGMPTFEISSIVMMCIIATVSMVESTGVYLALSDITKDPIDSKRLRNGYRAEGLAVLLGGIFNTFPYTGFSQNVGLVKLSGIKTRLPIYYAAGFLVLLGLLPKFGALAQIIPSPVLGGAMLVMFGFVSLQGMQILARADFANNEHNFLIAAVSIAAGVGLNNSNLFVSMPTAFQMFFSNGIVVASLLAIVLNVVLNRKKK encoded by the coding sequence ATGCAACAACAAGAAAAACACTCGCAAGCCGCGGTTCTAGGGCTTCAGCACCTTCTCGCAATGTACTCAGGCTCTATCCTAGTTCCTATTATGATTGCTACAGCTCTTGGTTATTCAGCTGAACAGTTGACCTACCTAATCTCCACAGATATCTTCATGTGTGGGGTAGCTACCTTCCTTCAACTCCAGTTGAATAAACATTTTGGTGTTGGCCTCCCTGTTGTACTCGGAGTTGCTTTCCAGTCAGTCGCTCCCTTGATTATGATTGGTCAGAGTCACGGTAGCGGAGCTATGTTTGGCGCCCTTATCGTTTCAGGGATTTATGTAGTTCTGATTTCAGGTATTTTCTCAAAAGTGGCCAATCTCTTCCCATCTATCGTAACCGGATCTGTTATTACCACGATTGGATTAACCCTGATTCCTGTCGCTATTGGAAATATGGGAAATAATGTTCCAGAGCCAACTGGTCAAAGTCTCTTGCTTGCAGCCATCACTGTTCTGATCATCCTCTTGATTAACATCTTTACTAAAGGATTTATCAAGTCTATCTCCATTTTGATTGGTCTGGTTGTCGGAACCGCCATTGCTGCTACCATGGGCTTGGTTGATTTCTCCCCTGTTGCGGCAGCACCACTAGTCCATGTCCCAACTCCCCTCTACTTTGGGATGCCAACCTTTGAAATCTCCTCTATTGTCATGATGTGTATCATCGCAACGGTTTCTATGGTTGAGTCCACAGGTGTTTACCTAGCCTTGTCTGATATCACAAAAGATCCAATCGACAGCAAGCGCCTTCGCAACGGTTACCGAGCAGAAGGTCTGGCCGTACTTCTCGGAGGAATCTTTAACACCTTCCCTTACACAGGATTTTCACAAAACGTTGGTTTGGTTAAATTGTCAGGTATCAAAACCCGTCTGCCAATCTACTACGCAGCTGGTTTCCTAGTCCTCCTTGGACTCCTTCCTAAGTTTGGTGCCCTCGCCCAAATCATTCCGAGCCCTGTTCTTGGAGGTGCCATGCTGGTGATGTTTGGCTTTGTTTCCCTTCAAGGTATGCAAATCCTCGCCCGCGCTGACTTTGCTAACAATGAACACAACTTCCTTATCGCAGCTGTTTCAATCGCTGCAGGTGTTGGACTCAACAATAGCAATCTCTTTGTCAGCATGCCAACAGCCTTCCAAATGTTCTTCTCAAACGGAATCGTCGTAGCCAGCCTACTTGCCATTGTCCTCAATGTCGTATTAAATCGAAAAAAGAAATAA
- a CDS encoding UDP-glucose--hexose-1-phosphate uridylyltransferase has translation MTLVDKFVTHVISESSFEEMDRIYLTNRVLARVGDGVLEVKTNLDTLIDLKDQLIEEAVRLETIEDSQTAREILGAELMDLVTPCPSQVNRDFWTTYAHSPEQAIADFYQLSQKNDYIKLKAIAKNIAYRVSSDYGELEITINLSKPEKDPKEIAAAKLVQASNYPQCQLCLENEGYHGRINHPARSNHRIIRFEMAGQEWGFQYSPYAYFNEHCIFLDGQHRPMAIGRQSFERLLAIVEQFPGYFAGSNADLPIVGGSILTHDHYQGGRHVFPMELAPLQKTFRFTGFEQVKAGIVKWPMSVLRLTSNSKENLINLADKILQEWRQYSDPSVQILAETDGTPHHTITPIARKRDGQFELDLVLRDNQTSPEHPDGIYHPHKDVQHIKKENIGLIEVMGLAILPPRLKAEVEQVAAYLVGEADTVADYHQEWADQLKDQYPDLADKEKALEIVKDSVGAIFARVLEDAGVYKQTEHGQVAFMRFVEQVGILPD, from the coding sequence GTGACCTTAGTAGATAAATTTGTAACACATGTCATTTCTGAAAGTTCATTTGAGGAAATGGATCGAATCTACCTGACCAATCGTGTCTTAGCACGAGTGGGAGACGGTGTTTTGGAAGTTAAGACCAATCTAGATACATTGATTGACCTCAAGGACCAGCTGATTGAGGAAGCGGTTCGATTAGAGACGATTGAGGATAGTCAGACTGCGCGTGAAATCCTCGGTGCTGAACTGATGGATTTGGTGACCCCTTGTCCAAGTCAGGTCAATCGGGACTTTTGGACAACCTATGCCCACTCTCCTGAGCAGGCAATTGCGGACTTCTACCAACTTAGCCAGAAAAATGACTACATCAAACTCAAGGCCATTGCTAAAAATATTGCTTATCGTGTATCATCTGATTACGGAGAACTTGAGATCACCATCAACCTCTCTAAGCCGGAAAAGGATCCTAAGGAGATTGCGGCAGCCAAGTTGGTGCAAGCTAGCAATTATCCTCAGTGTCAGCTTTGTCTAGAGAATGAGGGCTATCATGGTCGGATCAATCATCCAGCCCGTAGCAATCACCGCATTATCCGTTTTGAAATGGCGGGTCAGGAGTGGGGATTCCAGTATTCTCCCTATGCTTACTTTAATGAGCACTGTATTTTCTTAGATGGTCAGCATCGTCCCATGGCCATTGGTCGGCAGAGCTTTGAGCGGCTGTTAGCTATCGTAGAGCAGTTTCCAGGTTATTTTGCGGGCTCAAATGCCGACCTACCGATTGTGGGAGGCTCTATTTTAACTCATGATCACTATCAGGGAGGCCGTCACGTATTTCCTATGGAATTGGCTCCCTTGCAAAAGACCTTCCGTTTTACTGGTTTTGAGCAGGTCAAGGCTGGGATTGTCAAGTGGCCCATGTCTGTCCTACGTTTGACTTCGAATTCCAAGGAGAATTTGATCAACTTGGCTGACAAGATTTTGCAGGAATGGCGCCAGTATTCAGATCCTAGTGTGCAGATTTTAGCGGAGACAGACGGGACACCGCACCATACTATCACACCGATTGCGCGTAAGCGTGATGGACAGTTTGAGTTGGACTTGGTCTTGCGGGACAATCAGACATCGCCAGAACATCCTGATGGCATTTATCATCCCCACAAGGATGTTCAACATATCAAGAAGGAAAATATCGGCTTGATTGAGGTCATGGGCTTGGCAATCTTGCCACCACGTTTGAAAGCAGAAGTGGAGCAAGTAGCCGCCTACCTTGTTGGAGAAGCTGATACAGTTGCCGACTATCATCAGGAATGGGCAGACCAACTTAAAGACCAATATCCAGACCTAGCGGATAAAGAAAAAGCCCTTGAAATCGTCAAGGACTCTGTGGGTGCTATCTTTGCGCGTGTACTTGAGGATGCAGGGGTTTACAAGCAGACGGAGCATGGACAGGTAGCCTTTATGCGCTTTGTAGAACAGGTCGGTATTTTGCCAGACTAG
- the galR gene encoding DNA-binding transcriptional regulator GalR, translating to MATLKDIAQLASVSIATVSRVLNRDQSLSVTEETRHRILTVAEELGYTKHLKTGESHKPKQKIAIIQWVSEQGELDDLYYYQIRLGIEKRAQELDYDILRYFNDHPFTLSEEVIGILCIGKFSRSQITAFEEYQKPLVFLDSDTLSLGHTCIITDFYTAVKQVVDHFLSQGLDRIGILTGLEETTDQEEIIQDKRLENFKNYSQEKGIYREELVFQGSFTAQSGYDLMKEAIHKLGDQLPPAFFAASDSLAIGVLRALQEAGISLPDRVSLISFNDTSLTKQVYPPLSSITVYTEEMGRAGMDILNKEVLHGRKIPSLTMLGTRLTLRESTRNE from the coding sequence ATGGCTACATTAAAAGACATTGCACAGCTAGCCTCTGTCTCTATCGCGACCGTATCCCGTGTCCTCAATCGCGACCAGAGTCTATCTGTTACAGAAGAAACCAGACACCGTATTTTAACTGTCGCTGAAGAGCTGGGCTATACCAAGCACCTCAAGACAGGCGAGTCCCACAAACCCAAGCAAAAGATTGCCATTATCCAATGGGTCAGCGAACAAGGGGAGCTAGACGATCTCTACTACTACCAGATTCGCCTAGGCATAGAAAAAAGAGCCCAAGAGTTGGACTATGATATCTTGCGCTATTTTAACGACCATCCTTTTACTCTGAGCGAAGAAGTAATCGGGATACTCTGTATTGGAAAGTTCAGCCGATCACAGATCACTGCCTTTGAAGAATACCAAAAACCCCTGGTCTTTTTAGACAGCGATACACTTTCATTGGGACATACCTGTATTATCACGGATTTTTACACTGCTGTAAAGCAAGTTGTCGATCACTTCCTCAGCCAAGGGCTTGATCGTATCGGGATTCTCACTGGCCTTGAAGAAACAACCGACCAAGAAGAAATCATCCAGGATAAACGTCTAGAAAATTTTAAGAACTACAGTCAAGAAAAGGGAATCTATCGTGAAGAACTGGTCTTTCAAGGAAGCTTTACTGCCCAGTCTGGATATGACTTGATGAAGGAGGCTATTCACAAGTTGGGGGATCAACTCCCTCCAGCATTTTTCGCAGCCAGTGATAGTTTAGCCATCGGTGTCCTCCGTGCCCTTCAAGAAGCTGGAATTAGCCTGCCAGACCGCGTCAGCCTCATTTCCTTTAACGACACTAGCCTGACCAAGCAAGTCTATCCTCCCCTCTCCAGCATCACCGTCTATACCGAGGAAATGGGCAGAGCAGGTATGGATATCCTTAACAAGGAAGTACTCCACGGTCGCAAAATCCCTAGCCTGACCATGCTGGGAACCAGACTGACTCTGAGAGAAAGTACAAGGAATGAATAG
- a CDS encoding DUF3290 family protein: protein MKFYSYDYVLSQISQQNGIMIGFGIVLLAITGFFAFKAYHDKKGTKFRELVMISALTLLALLLVTISKYQTNQASNNQFQTSLHFIEVISKDLGVDKSEVYVNTSAATDGALIKVGPNFYRALNGSEPDKHLLEKVELYKTDAIELVEENK from the coding sequence ATGAAATTCTACTCTTATGACTATGTGCTTAGCCAAATCAGTCAGCAAAATGGAATCATGATTGGCTTTGGGATTGTTCTCCTAGCCATCACAGGATTTTTTGCTTTTAAGGCTTACCATGATAAAAAGGGGACCAAATTTCGTGAGTTGGTCATGATTTCAGCTTTGACCTTATTAGCTCTCCTTTTGGTGACAATTTCAAAATATCAGACCAATCAAGCTTCTAACAATCAATTTCAAACTTCCCTTCATTTCATAGAGGTCATTTCCAAAGACTTGGGAGTGGATAAATCAGAAGTTTACGTTAATACTTCTGCAGCAACAGATGGAGCGCTAATTAAGGTGGGTCCAAATTTCTACCGTGCCCTGAACGGCAGTGAGCCAGACAAGCACCTGCTAGAGAAAGTGGAATTGTATAAAACAGATGCAATTGAACTTGTGGAGGAGAACAAATGA
- a CDS encoding ABC transporter ATP-binding protein, with protein sequence MSIIQKLWWFFKLEKRRYLVGILALILVAILNLIPPMVMGRVIDAITGGQLTQQDLLLNLFYLLLAAFGMYYLRYVWRMYILGTSYRLGQIMRSRLFEHFTKMSPAFYQTYRTGDLMAHATNDINALTRLAGGGVMSAVDASITALVTLLTMLFSISWQMTLVAILPLPFMAYATSRLGRKTHKAFGESQAAFSELNNKVQESVSGIKVTKSFGYQADELESFQAVNELTFQKNLQTMKYDSLFDPMVLLFVGSSYVLTLLVGSLMIQEGQITVGNLVTFISYLDMLVWPLMAIGFLFNITQRGKVSYQRIEELLSQESPVQDPEFPLDGIENGRLEYAIDSFAFENEETLTDVHFSLEKGQTLGLVGQTGSGKTSLIKLLLREYDVDKGDIYLNGHDIRNYRLTDLRSLMGYVPQDQFLFAASILDNIRFGNPNLPLSAVEEATKLAQVYQDIVDMPQGFDTLIGEKGVSLSGGQKQRLAMSRAMILDPDILILDDSLSAVDAKTEYAIIDNLKETRKNKTTIITAHRLSAVVHADLILVLQNGQIIERGTHEDLLALDGWYAQTYQSQQLEMKGEEDAE encoded by the coding sequence ATGTCCATTATTCAAAAACTCTGGTGGTTTTTCAAACTCGAAAAGCGCCGTTATCTCGTAGGAATCTTAGCGCTGATTTTAGTCGCTATTCTTAACCTCATTCCCCCCATGGTCATGGGACGGGTGATTGATGCCATAACTGGAGGACAATTAACCCAGCAGGACCTCCTTCTTAATCTATTTTATTTACTGCTGGCAGCCTTTGGGATGTACTATCTGCGCTATGTTTGGCGCATGTATATCCTCGGAACTTCCTATCGTCTGGGGCAGATCATGCGGTCTCGCTTGTTTGAACATTTTACTAAGATGTCGCCAGCCTTTTATCAGACCTATCGGACGGGGGACCTGATGGCACACGCCACCAATGATATCAACGCCTTAACTCGTTTAGCAGGTGGCGGTGTTATGTCTGCGGTGGATGCCTCTATCACGGCTCTGGTGACTCTGCTGACCATGCTTTTTAGCATTTCATGGCAAATGACCTTGGTTGCCATTCTTCCCTTGCCTTTCATGGCTTATGCGACTAGTCGTCTAGGGAGAAAGACCCATAAGGCTTTCGGGGAATCCCAAGCTGCCTTTTCTGAACTCAATAACAAGGTACAGGAGTCTGTATCGGGTATCAAAGTGACCAAATCTTTCGGTTATCAGGCTGATGAGCTTGAGTCTTTTCAGGCAGTCAATGAATTAACCTTCCAAAAGAATCTCCAAACCATGAAATACGATAGTCTCTTTGACCCCATGGTTCTCTTGTTTGTTGGTTCGTCCTATGTTTTGACCCTTTTGGTCGGTTCCTTGATGATTCAGGAGGGGCAGATCACGGTTGGAAATCTAGTCACTTTTATCAGTTATTTGGATATGTTGGTCTGGCCTCTTATGGCCATTGGCTTCCTCTTTAATATTACCCAGCGAGGGAAGGTTTCTTACCAACGGATTGAGGAGCTTTTATCTCAGGAATCACCTGTTCAAGACCCTGAGTTTCCTTTAGATGGTATAGAAAATGGACGTTTGGAATATGCCATTGACAGCTTTGCCTTTGAAAATGAGGAGACACTGACGGATGTTCACTTTAGTCTGGAAAAAGGACAAACCCTAGGCTTGGTCGGGCAGACAGGCTCTGGAAAAACGTCCTTGATCAAGCTCCTCTTGCGTGAATATGATGTGGATAAGGGTGATATTTACCTAAATGGTCATGATATTCGGAATTATCGTCTGACAGATCTTCGTAGCCTTATGGGCTATGTTCCGCAGGACCAGTTCCTCTTTGCGGCTTCAATCTTAGACAATATCCGCTTTGGCAATCCTAACTTGCCCCTTTCGGCGGTCGAGGAAGCGACTAAACTAGCGCAAGTTTACCAAGATATTGTGGACATGCCTCAGGGATTTGATACGCTAATCGGTGAAAAAGGAGTCAGTCTTTCTGGTGGTCAAAAGCAGCGTCTGGCCATGAGTCGGGCTATGATTTTAGACCCTGATATCTTGATTTTGGATGATTCCTTGTCAGCCGTGGATGCCAAGACGGAGTATGCGATTATCGACAACCTCAAGGAGACGCGGAAGAATAAGACAACTATCATCACAGCACATCGTCTCAGTGCAGTCGTCCATGCAGATTTGATTTTAGTCCTGCAAAATGGCCAAATCATCGAACGCGGTACACACGAAGACCTGCTAGCTTTAGATGGCTGGTATGCCCAAACTTACCAGTCTCAGCAGCTGGAAATGAAAGGAGAAGAAGATGCAGAATAA
- a CDS encoding bleomycin resistance protein: MDYQAVIPEFVVSDIEKSRHFYCDLLGFSVEYERPEEKFLFLSLEDCQLMLEEGSTEELAQLTYPFGRGVNISFGIADVPQLHQKLLEADYPIHRPLTKREFRVGNSFIYPHEFAVLDPDGYFLRFSE, translated from the coding sequence ATGGACTATCAAGCTGTCATTCCTGAATTTGTAGTATCTGACATCGAAAAATCACGCCACTTCTACTGCGACTTGCTGGGATTTTCTGTCGAATACGAGCGTCCAGAGGAGAAATTTCTCTTCCTCTCGCTTGAAGACTGCCAACTTATGCTAGAAGAAGGCAGCACAGAAGAATTAGCCCAACTAACCTATCCTTTCGGGCGCGGTGTCAATATTTCCTTTGGCATTGCGGATGTTCCTCAGCTCCACCAAAAACTGCTGGAAGCTGACTATCCTATCCATCGTCCCCTGACAAAAAGAGAATTTCGCGTAGGAAATAGCTTTATTTATCCTCATGAGTTTGCAGTCTTGGATCCTGATGGTTATTTTTTAAGATTTAGTGAATAG
- a CDS encoding exodeoxyribonuclease III, with product MKLISWNIDSLNAALTSDSARAKLSQEVLQTLVAENADIIAIQETKLSAKGPTKKHLEVLEELFPGYENTWRSSQEPARKGYAGTMFLYKKELTPTVSFPEIGAPSTMDLEGRIITLEFDAFFVTQVYTPNAGDGLKRLEERQVWDAKYAEYLAELDKEKPVLATGDYNVAHKEIDLANPASNRRSPGFTDEERAGFTNLLATGFTDTFRHIHGDVPERYTWWAQRSKTSKINNTGWRIDYWLTSNRVADKVTKSDMIDSGTRQDHTPIVMEIEL from the coding sequence ATGAAACTCATCTCATGGAATATTGATTCCCTCAATGCTGCCCTAACTAGTGATTCAGCTCGTGCCAAATTGTCCCAAGAAGTCCTACAAACCTTGGTAGCTGAAAATGCCGATATTATCGCTATCCAAGAAACCAAACTTTCTGCCAAGGGCCCTACAAAAAAACATCTGGAAGTTCTCGAAGAACTCTTTCCAGGATATGAAAATACTTGGCGGTCTTCCCAAGAACCTGCTCGCAAAGGTTATGCTGGAACCATGTTCCTCTATAAGAAAGAACTCACGCCCACTGTTAGTTTTCCAGAGATTGGCGCCCCTTCTACTATGGACTTGGAAGGCCGTATCATCACCCTAGAATTTGATGCATTTTTCGTGACCCAAGTTTACACACCAAACGCTGGAGATGGTCTCAAACGCTTGGAAGAACGCCAAGTCTGGGATGCCAAATATGCTGAGTATCTAGCTGAGTTAGACAAAGAAAAACCAGTCCTTGCGACTGGTGACTACAACGTGGCCCACAAGGAAATCGACCTTGCAAATCCTGCCAGCAACCGCCGTTCACCTGGATTTACAGACGAAGAACGTGCTGGATTTACCAACCTCTTGGCAACTGGATTTACCGACACCTTCCGCCACATTCACGGCGATGTCCCAGAACGTTACACTTGGTGGGCGCAACGCAGCAAGACTTCTAAAATCAACAATACAGGCTGGAGAATCGACTACTGGCTGACAAGCAACCGCGTGGCTGACAAGGTGACCAAGTCTGATATGATTGACTCCGGTACGCGCCAAGACCACACACCCATTGTCATGGAGATTGAACTCTAA
- a CDS encoding PaaI family thioesterase: protein MKDFHFDAISAFENYEIEQMRDGHVVVTTKVVDSSLNYYGNAHGGYLFTLCDQISGLVVISLGLDGVTLQSSINYLKAGKLDDVLTIKGECVHQGRTTCVVDVDITNQEGRNVCKATFTMFVTGQRSDERQVRI from the coding sequence ATGAAAGATTTTCATTTTGACGCTATATCTGCCTTTGAAAATTACGAAATTGAACAAATGAGAGATGGTCACGTTGTGGTGACGACCAAAGTAGTGGACTCGTCGCTCAACTACTATGGCAATGCCCATGGTGGCTATCTCTTTACCCTTTGCGACCAGATTAGTGGTTTGGTGGTCATATCTCTGGGGCTAGATGGAGTGACACTCCAGTCCTCTATCAACTACCTCAAGGCAGGAAAACTTGACGATGTGCTGACCATTAAAGGAGAATGTGTCCATCAAGGTCGCACAACCTGTGTAGTGGATGTCGATATCACCAATCAAGAGGGTAGAAATGTCTGCAAAGCAACCTTTACTATGTTTGTCACAGGCCAGAGGTCAGATGAGAGACAGGTGAGGATATAG
- a CDS encoding xanthine phosphoribosyltransferase codes for MKLLEERILQDGHILGDNILKVDSFLTHQVDYRLMREIGKVFAEKFATAGITKVVTIEASGIAPAVFTAEALDVPMIFAKKAKNITMNEGILTAEVYSFTKQVISTVSIAGKFLSPEDKVLIIDDFLANGQAAKGLIQIIEQAGATVEAIGIVIEKSFQDGRDLLEKAGYPVLSLARLDRFENDQVVFKEADL; via the coding sequence ATGAAATTATTAGAAGAGCGCATCCTTCAGGATGGGCATATCTTGGGTGACAACATCCTTAAGGTAGATTCCTTTTTAACCCATCAAGTTGACTATCGTTTGATGCGGGAAATTGGTAAAGTTTTTGCAGAAAAATTCGCAACTGCTGGCATTACCAAGGTTGTAACGATTGAAGCTTCAGGGATTGCCCCAGCCGTTTTTACAGCTGAAGCCTTAGATGTTCCTATGATTTTCGCAAAGAAAGCTAAAAACATCACTATGAACGAAGGCATCTTAACTGCTGAGGTTTACTCCTTTACCAAGCAGGTGATCAGCACGGTTTCCATCGCTGGGAAATTCCTCTCACCAGAGGACAAGGTCTTGATTATCGATGATTTCCTAGCAAATGGACAAGCTGCCAAAGGCTTGATTCAAATCATCGAACAGGCCGGAGCAACAGTCGAAGCGATTGGTATCGTAATTGAAAAATCCTTCCAAGATGGTCGTGATTTACTTGAAAAAGCAGGCTACCCTGTACTATCGCTCGCTCGCTTGGATCGTTTCGAAAACGATCAGGTCGTATTTAAGGAGGCAGATCTCTAA
- a CDS encoding galactokinase has product MTQHLTAEVLRKDFLAVFGQEADQTFFSPGRINLIGEHTDYNGGHVFPVAISLGTYGAARKRDDQVLRFYSANFEDKGIIEVPLADLKFEKEHSWTNYPKGVLHFLQEAGHVIDKGFDFYVFGNIPNGAGLSSSASLELLTGVVAEHLFDLKLDRLDLVKIGKQTENNFIGVNSGIMDQFAIGMGADQRAIYLDTNTLEYELVPLDLKDNVVVIMNTNKRRELADSKYNERRAECEKAVEELQVALDIQTLGELDEWAFDQYSYLIKDENRLKRVRHAVLENQRTLKAQAALQAGDLETFGRLMNASHVSLEHDYEVTGLELDTLVHTAWAQEGVLGARMTGAGFGGCAIALVPKDAVEAFKVAVGKHYEEVVGYAPSFYIAEVAGGTRVLD; this is encoded by the coding sequence ATGACACAACATCTTACTGCTGAAGTCCTTCGCAAAGACTTTCTTGCCGTTTTTGGTCAAGAAGCAGACCAAACCTTCTTTTCACCAGGCCGTATCAATTTGATTGGTGAACACACAGACTACAACGGTGGGCACGTTTTTCCTGTTGCTATTTCCTTGGGGACCTATGGGGCGGCTCGCAAGCGTGACGACCAAGTTTTGCGTTTCTACTCAGCCAACTTTGAGGACAAGGGCATTATCGAAGTGCCTCTTGCTGACCTCAAGTTTGAAAAAGAGCACAGCTGGACCAACTATCCAAAAGGGGTTCTCCATTTCTTGCAAGAAGCTGGTCATGTCATTGACAAAGGTTTTGATTTCTATGTCTTTGGGAATATCCCAAATGGTGCTGGCTTGTCTTCTTCTGCATCCTTGGAACTCTTGACAGGGGTCGTGGCAGAGCATCTCTTTGATTTAAAACTAGACCGTTTGGATTTGGTTAAAATCGGAAAACAAACTGAGAATAACTTTATCGGAGTAAACTCTGGTATCATGGACCAGTTTGCCATCGGTATGGGTGCTGACCAACGCGCTATTTACCTAGATACCAACACTTTAGAGTACGAGTTGGTGCCACTTGATTTGAAGGACAATGTCGTTGTTATTATGAATACCAATAAACGCCGTGAACTAGCGGACTCTAAATACAACGAACGTCGTGCCGAGTGTGAAAAAGCCGTGGAAGAATTGCAAGTTGCCTTGGACATTCAGACCTTGGGTGAATTGGATGAGTGGGCCTTTGACCAATACAGCTATCTGATTAAAGACGAAAATCGTTTGAAACGTGTTCGCCATGCTGTGCTTGAAAACCAACGCACCCTTAAAGCTCAAGCAGCTCTTCAAGCAGGAGATTTGGAAACATTTGGTCGCTTGATGAATGCTTCTCACGTTTCCCTAGAACATGACTATGAAGTAACTGGCTTGGAATTGGATACTCTTGTTCACACAGCTTGGGCTCAAGAAGGTGTTCTCGGTGCTCGTATGACAGGAGCAGGTTTTGGTGGCTGTGCCATTGCCTTGGTGCCAAAAGATGCTGTTGAGGCCTTTAAAGTAGCTGTTGGCAAGCACTATGAGGAAGTAGTTGGATACGCTCCAAGCTTCTATATCGCTGAAGTTGCAGGTGGCACTCGCGTCCTTGACTAG
- a CDS encoding DUF421 domain-containing protein produces the protein MTLNYIEILIKLALGLFSLVFVINVTGKGNLAPNSAIDQIQNYVLGGIIGGVIYNSAISILQYAVILIMWTILVLTLKWLNNNVHFVKRLIDGKPTLLIKNGKIDPEACRSVGLSAADVALKLRSQGIFQMKQVKRAMQEQNGQLIVVQMGDENPKYPVVTDGVIQVEILETIGRSEEWLLDNLSKQGYDNVANIFIAEYDKGVVSVVTYE, from the coding sequence ATGACACTCAATTATATCGAAATTTTAATCAAACTAGCCTTGGGTCTCTTTTCTCTGGTTTTTGTAATCAATGTGACAGGAAAGGGCAACCTAGCGCCTAACTCAGCAATAGATCAAATTCAGAACTATGTACTCGGGGGTATCATCGGTGGGGTGATTTACAATAGCGCTATCAGTATCCTTCAGTATGCAGTCATCCTGATTATGTGGACCATTCTGGTCTTGACTCTCAAATGGCTTAACAACAATGTTCACTTTGTGAAACGTTTGATTGATGGGAAGCCAACCCTGCTCATCAAAAATGGGAAGATTGATCCAGAAGCCTGTCGTTCTGTTGGATTATCTGCAGCGGATGTAGCACTTAAGCTCCGTAGCCAGGGAATTTTCCAAATGAAACAAGTCAAACGCGCTATGCAGGAGCAGAACGGTCAACTCATCGTAGTCCAAATGGGAGATGAGAATCCCAAGTATCCTGTTGTCACAGACGGTGTTATCCAAGTCGAAATTTTGGAGACTATTGGTCGGAGCGAAGAATGGCTGCTTGATAACCTCAGCAAACAAGGGTATGATAATGTAGCCAATATCTTTATCGCTGAGTATGACAAGGGTGTCGTCTCAGTCGTAACCTATGAATAA